In Oncorhynchus mykiss isolate Arlee chromosome 19, USDA_OmykA_1.1, whole genome shotgun sequence, the sequence TGGAACGTAGCCATACCGTCACCATAGTGACAGATCCTAGTACTGTACTGACCCCCATAATAAACCTGAGGCCTAGTCCAGCTGTAGTGACagaccctagtactgtactgaccaCCATAATAAACCTGAGACCTAGTCCAACTGTAGTAagaccctagtactgtactgacctcCATAATAAACCTAAGACCTAGTCCAGCTGTAGTGACAGATCCTAGTACTGTACTGACCCCATAATAAACCTAAGACCTAGTCCAGCTGTAGTAagaccctagtactgtactgaccaCCATAATAAACATGAGACCTAGTCCAGCTGTAGTGACagaccctagtactgtactgaccaCCACAAACATGAGACCTAGTGACagaccctagtactgtactgaccaccataataaacctgagacctagtccagctgtagtgacagaccctagtactgtactgaccaccataataaacctgagacctagtccagctgtagtgacagaccctagtactgtactgaccaCCATAAAAAACCTGAGACCTAGTCCAGCTGTAGTGACagaccctagtactgtactgaccactataataaacctgagacctagtccagctgtagtgacagaccctagtactgtactgaccactataataaacctgagacctagtccagctgtagtgacagaccctagtactgtactgaccactataataaacctgagacctagtgacagaccctagtactgtactgaccaCCATAATAAACATGAGACCTAGTCCAGCTGTAGTGACagaccctagtactgtactgaccaCCACAAACCTGAGACCTAGTGACAGACCCTAGTGCTGTACTTACCATCGCAATAAACCTGAGGCCTAGTCCAGAGTAGTGACGGCATGATGCACACAGACAGAGGGGACAAAGACACAACAATGGAAATATGTCCTataagcaggacaataacctaaaacaaggccaaattctacactggagtttcttaccaagaagacaatgaatgttcccgagtggccgagttacagttttgacttaaatctacggAGATACCTGAAAATGGTCAACAACTAATtcgacagagcttgaagatttttgaaaagaatgggcaaatgttgcacaatccaggtgtagaaagctcctagtgacttacccagaaagactcacagctgtaatcgctgccaaaggtgcttctacaaagtattgacttcagaggtgtgaatacttatgtaaatgagatttgtatttcatttgtaataaatttgcaaaaatttctaaaaacatgtcttcactttgtcattatggggtagtgtgtaaaTGGTtgaggaaaaacaatttaatccattttgaattgcgtctgtaacacaacaaaatgtggaataagtcaaggggtaatGAACACTTCCTGAAAGCCCTGTGGCATATGGCGCAGTCACGCAACGCGTGGGACCAAACACTTGTCTGTGACTATACGGCTTAAGCTAGTCACATGGGATGTTTTCAGCCTCTGAACATAGACAGACAAACGGTTGAATCATTGACTCAACCAGACTCGTTCAATTAGGAGAGTGGGAACTAGTAGGTGTCAATCTTTAGGAAGGGATATCTCCGAGACGAGAAAATGGCCATACTCAAGACATGCAGTAAATCAGTAATCATTATCGTCGTATCACTCCACTCGGCGAAGGACTTCGAGAGAAGCAATCACGGCCTGATTATCCACAGACGATTGTGTGTTACACTTCCAAGGGAGAGAGATCTGGCGTCTGCTCACCCAAAGGCATGATGAGAGGGTTAGTGTTGAGAGTTGATTGGTGGGTGGGAGCTGTGATTAATTTCACGACTTCACTTCCTACCACAGCAATCAGCCATGAGGAGACTGACATACTTTTTGGTGCTTTCCGTCATATTTTCCACATTACACAATCTcccaaaaatataactttttcccTCTAAGAAAAGTTTGCCCATCGCCTCCAACCACATCATAAATCCCAGAAATAAAGTTGTTTGGTTCCCTGCTTCTCCTACTTCAGTACGTACCGTGTAAGTTAGACAGAGCGTACTCCAGGCCCTTCATGGCCTTCACCTGGTTGCTCTTGAAGCGGGCCAAGCCAAACTCCTGGggaacagagcagacagacatgACAGGAAACAGCAGGGTTTAAATGGGGAGACATGAGAACAGCAGggcacccccccccctctttctttctctctccctcctatcatctctcttgttctctctctttcccttcatcTCAACTTCCTTTCTGTCTCTAGGGGTAGCCAAGGCTAGCCCAcactgctaataataataataataataataataataataataatattttttttctacCCTGCGTAGAAAACTGGCCTTGTGTAGAAAACATTCCTGGTGGAAGATGaccatttctttgttttggcatCTGCAGACACTTTTCCACTTGTGCCATTACTCGACCCTATAAACCCTCTctcgtgtgtgtgagagagagagagaatgcctaGCTTGCTGAGGTGGAAAATACTTGTGGGCCTCTTAGATTTGTCCGACCAAATATCTGGGTGGAACTTAAGGGAAAATCTGTTTTTCAACTCAGACTGGGCTTTAGTTATAGATGGATTATATACATATGTTCTCATAGGTGTCCAACAACGACCGCAAGCAGATCCTTCAAATTGATTTCCCAGGCTACAAATCCAAATGTACTGCTGCTTTGCAGACTGCTGCTATTCAATATCTGCTCCCATTTAAACGGGTCATGGCTTTGGAGATGAAAAGGGATCGTCTGTCCTGAGGTGAACTGGAGGTGAGGTACTTGAACTATTttgctgtagtgtagtggtccTCTGAGCCTCGTATACGTGGATGTATTCAATAGCCAtcaggcctgggttcaaatagtatttgttatCCATTAAAATAATTTAGCTGCACTTGTTTGAGCCTGATTGGCGCAATGTCACCAATGGAGTAGTCCCAAAACCAAACTCATTCGGCAACCCGCTCAAATCAAGGCTCAATcaaacgctcaaagtatttgaaagaaagcaaacactatttgaacccaggtctgcttcgAACATTACTTTAGTCCTGGATGTACACTATCCATACAGGGAGACAGGGCTGTCCTATAGCTGGTCTGGGGCTGGCCTGTCCTATAGCTGCTCTGGGGCTGGCCTGTCCTATAGCTGCTCTGGGGCTGGCCTGTCCTATAGCTGCTCTGGGGCTGGCCTGTCCTATAGCTGCTCTGGGGCTGGCCTGTCCTATAGCTGCTCTGGGGCTGGCCTGTCCTATAGCTGCTCTGGGGCTGGCCTGTCCTATAGCTGCTCTGGGGCTGGCCTGTCCTATAGCTGCTCTGGGGCTGGCCTGTCCTATAGCTGCTCTGGGGCTGGCCTTCCTATAGCTGCTCTGGGGCTGGCCTGTCCTATAGCTGCTCTGGGGCTGGCCTGTCCTATAGCTGCTCTGGGGCTGGCCTGTCCTATAGCTGCTCTGGGGCTGGCCTGTCCTATAGCTGCTCTGGGGCTGTGGTATTTTCTGTTGTGCTGGTCTGTACTACATCGGTGCTGTACCTGGATAGGTCTGGAGAAGCCGTAGACTCCAGAAGAGATCCAGGCCTCTCGTCTGAGCAGCGTGAAGGCAGGCCGGTCCTCTGACTCCTGGAACACGCAGCGCTCCTCCACAGTCTAGGAAAGaaaggaggaagggatggggggagagagggttgTTAACCAGGTGGTGTTGGTTTGCTGACATCAACTATAGGGCACAATACATAAAGAAGCAAACAACTTCAATGCAAAATGAATGAAGAACAAGTTATCAATTCCACTTCATTTTGAGGAACTGGTTGCATGTGATAATAACATACTGTTTTGGAAGAATCTGACATTTTGTTTTGAAATATGATCTTGTAGATAATTACAAAGTTGTTCCATCTGTCTAGTGATATGAGTCATCCCCTCCTTCAGCTGCCGTCTACTGGAATCAAAACAAGACAGCGCTCGCTAGCACGCCACCACAACGCTTTGCGTTAACTAGACGGAGGGCATAATCTGGTGGGGTGTGGGTGTGTTCCTTATGGTGCTCCTCTTTGCTCATCCATCAAGTTGACAGCACCATATCTTGTTAGATAGACGTCAAGTGTTGGTGATCTTGAGACGAACACAAAGTGGGAAGGGGATGGACAAAGTGTTGGTGATCTTGAGACGAACACAAAGTGGGAAGGGGATGGACAAAGTGTTGGCGATCTTGAGACGAACACAAAGTGGGAAGGGGATGGACAAAGTGTTGGTGATCTTGAGACGAACACAAAGTGGGAAGGGGATGGACAAAGTGTTGGTGATCTTGAGACGAACACAAAGTGGGAAGGGGATGGACAAAGTGTTGGTGATCTTGAGACGAACACAAAGTGGGAAGGGGATGGACAAAGTGTTGGTGATCTTGAGACGAACACAAAGTGGGAAGGGGATGGACAAAGTGTTGATTGAATCATAAAAAGGTCTGTGTATGATTGTAGTGTAGGTCTAGTTGACATTGACCAGGTATGGTGAGATAAAATGTCTCATTCAGTCTCTCACATTAAAGCCTTGTTCTATTGCTAACCGTAGAATGGAGTGAACTCTGACTCTCGTAGAGACTTGAGATGTAAACCATGAGATATCCACCCACCCGGCTGACTCAAAGGAGGTTACACAACTTCATCTCTTTCTCATCCAACAAACCAGGTCCCTGAGAAACAGAAAACCACCAACAATACATTTCACGTCTGTGTCTCTTTAGTCAAGGGCTTACCAGTCTGAACCAATATCCAGCCAGACTGTGGAAATGttgcacatttttttttaggAAATGTCACAAATTATATACAATGGAAAACATTGTGGGTATCAGCATGAAGGAATTTCTCTGGGAAACAGTATATTCATTGTGCTGTAGGCTTGGAGACGGTCGGTTGCTAGAGAAAACAAACAAGCGCAACCAGTAAACAAGCCAGTCTCTCAGGGGGGCGGGGCAACACAGAGGGCACTTTCTTGTCAATGTCTAGGGTCTTGTGGCTGTAATATAGGTCAACCACTGGAGGTCATGAAGGGACAGATACCAACCTAGCCTAAACCATtgaggaaaatatatttcattccGTTTCTAAAGATATGCAATAATAACACTATTTGGACAGCAGTTTTCATGTAGACGTGCATATCAAAGTCTCTGTTCAATAGTAGGCTGTGTGCTAATACGTAGATACATTCTTATCTTAGTCAATACTAATAGTGTCAGTGTTTCCTTTTTTTAGAGGCGGTGCGCCGCTGCTAGATGCAGTAGGGGAAACACAGCGTGTTCCTCTGTCTGGTGGTGGTGCTGATACCATCTCCTAAAGACAGAACACGGATTTCTAACAAATACAAGACACTACATGGTGctgagtcagtgtacagtacagggACATGAGCGTCCACCAACCTAGTAAAACAGAGAAACCTACACGTACTAACAAACACATACATGAACTACATGTGCCTGGCATGAGTGTCAAACCCACACGTTTGGTGTTACAAGCACCATTCTCCAACCACTACGCTGTGGGAACCAGTATCCCTGGGTTCCAAATCAACACATAGACCCTACTCACTTCTTggtgtaggggctaggggtcGACTCAGAACGGAGCATATGTCGGGGTGTACCTCACCATTAACGTAGTGTGATTGAGGTTCCAGGTGTACGTGGTGAGGCTCTTGGTGACCGGGTCGACGACGGAGTCCTCTACGATGTAGACGGAGCGTGATAGGTTGGAGGGGAAGAGGAACTCGGCCCAGCGAGGCATTCGATTGGTCTTGGTGAGCAGGCGTCTGGAGAGAAGCCGCTGGTCCGCCGTCACCTCACGGAGCACCACGTCCTCCGTGAGAACATGGGTGCTGATGCACGGGAACACACACAATGTTTGTGGTATGCTATCAGTTGGTCCAATTACTAGTTGTTCAGACAACATAACATATTTTCACGACACTTAACATACTCCACAAACACATTTTTAACATTGTCAGTACTTCTGAATTTAACCTGCTAAATAGTTGCAGATTTGTACATTTGAAGTACTTCTATTTGATTATTAGCAATCGAATACAAACCTTGAATCAAGTAGTCAAATAAAATATGGCTGGGTTAAATACAGAGCAGAAATTAACAATACAAACTAAATGAAGCCACTGACTGACTAAGTCACTTCCTTCTGATCTGACAAAGCTTGGCATcacttctccactgtggtcaTTCTCAGTTCTCCATCTTAATAAACTCTTCTCACTGTTGTTTTTTCTAAACTTGTGTAACAGCGTCAGACACCATCATCTCATTGTGATTGAGAGcagggcaattccacagtaacataATGATGCGGAGACTCCGATTCTTTCACTTTAGAAAGTAtatcaaacaaaaaacaatgactgcaaagttaaacaaactgTACAACTCTATGCATAAGGACTACTTGTACCAATGTCCACTGAACATTATACAAAAACACATTTGGTTGAATAGTGCAGATGCACAGTTTGGCTATAGAATGACAGTTGGTGCTGTTTGTGCAGATTCACATTCACAGCTGATAGTAGGAGAAAGCAGACAGGTTTTCCATGGGTCTGGAGTTTGTTACTCAATGGTAAATAGGCAtatcccttctctctcctactagATGCGCATCTCACCAAATCATTGAGGCATCCGCCATAAAAAGCAGGTCAGCGCGAGGTCCTGTACCTGAATGGGTTGGGATACCTCTGCCAGAAGGCAGAGACAACATGGTCCCACGTGGTCCTGATGTCTACGTCGTTAGAGAAGTACTTGACCATTCTCCCCCTGCCTGCCGATGTGCAGGCTGTTGGTCTGAACACGGACTATTTCGAATTGTCCTGTCTGTGATAACTATGCTGGGTGCTCTGATGTTACTGACTCCATCCACACCTGACGCACACACTGAACCCTGgcgaggaagagaggtggagggagggagaggggtattTCAGGATAACAGGTATAATAGGACAGACCTTTATCTCAGCTACATGTAGGTCTGATAACAtcagatactgtatgtgttcaaAACAGAACCAAAAAGATGTTGCTCTGCTCTAGGTTTGTAGCTACTACTGGCTAGCTACAGCCCTCTGTGGTTATTATGTGCAGCTTCaatcattttagtcatttaagacACTTTTTAACAGACACAATTTAACAGCGACTTACATGAGAAATTAGGGCTAAGTGCCTTGCACATTGGCAGATtattcacctagtcggctcgtggattcgaaccagtgacctttcagttactgacccaatgcgCTTAACCATTAGGCTACATGCTGCCAGTCCCACAAAATAGGATGTactgtgtaaaagtagctagcttaGTATCTCCTGACAGCTGGGTCAAATACACACAGGTATCATATGAACTTAGACCAGTACACCCTGCGGGGTATCTCCGTTCGCTTTACTAGACCTGTCACAGATTcagtcacatactgtacaagGGGAGAAGGAACATTGCTCAGGTTGCATGGGAAATAACGTGACCCCCTGCAACATGTGACAGTTGTGACGTTAGATGACGATTGGCACAAGGTCTTCACTAGTTACCACAACTACAAAGTCATAATTATCACTAAACCCCGCCTGTTCATACAAATTATCTCCTTAAAATCCAAGCtttaccctaaacttaaccacacTGCGAACCTTATGACTAACCTTAATTtaaagaccaaaaagcacatttttgttttcattcatttttacgAACTAgaccattttgactttgtggctgtggtaactagtgacaaccatcAAACTGCTCATTCAATCGAAAAAGCATACCGGTTTTGAAATTAATCTTGTTCTATTAATACCTAGCTACATTGCCAAGAACATAACTCCCGTTCCCTTTACAATGTACTTGTCTGGATTGAGCGTGCTGGTCTTTGTGGAACATGTCACATTGACTGATCGTGCTATTATGCAACCTAGCTGGCAAAAACACTAAATTCATGCACGATTATGAAGGCTACATaaattattagctagctagtaatTCGCTACTATACGGGTTTGTCTAGCTTACTGACATAATTTTAGCAGTTTCACAGAGTGAAATGTAACGTTAGCTATCGTTTTGTTTCGTGTTAGCATGAGTAGCTTAGCTAGCTAATTCCTCAAAATACAGATTATATCAAGTTATCAAACTGTACGGAACTATGGCAAGTATTTACTGTTCACATACCTGATATACTATCGCAGCATTTATGGGGATTTTCAGTGCACCAATAGTTAGATTTCCTCCGTCATGTTCCCTATTTTGATAGTAGCGTAACAGCAGTCGTCATTGAATCGGAAGTTGCCTAGTCCAAAAGTGGCATGTGTGGTATCCAACAATGCACCGCTTTAATCATGAATATTCATGATAGGACTACAACTCTCTTCTTCTATTGGACTTCATTGGTGAAAACCACGCCGATGAAGATACATTGTCATGATGTATACTTTTTTTAAACAGGAATATCTTTCGttatttgtctgttcttggagaAGTTTACATTTTGAAATAATGTAAGGTAATAATTCACATCCAAACTGTTAATAATTTGTTTTTAGTAGCCTCTACAGTACATTGGCAGTGGTATATCCCCTTCTAGTGGTCTCTGTAACAGGTTTGTAATGTGCAGATTGAACTGTTTGCATGATTCACGTCGATTTGTGCATCATCTGGGCAGATGTAATCACAAAAACGTTTCATCATTTCTTTATTTAGTAACTATACCACAAACACACCAATGCATTAAATGGATTTTGCTGAATAAGATATGCAATAGATACTTGATCATTaagacaaaaatatataaaatagtgCAAATGTAAATGTCCATTTAGAGAAATATCTTAATGCCCATTTAGATTAGATATTTATACAATATGAAATAAAAATCCAAAATAAATAGGGAACATACAATTCATTCATGAAACAAATACTGCAAATGTCTTTCTTATGTTACCTGCTTCAACATTAGTACTGCAGTATTATTTATCTGTATGATAAACAGGCTTACTATTCATGTCCCAGGTACACCTAAATAGATGTAGTAGTTTACGAGTTCCAGTAATAGGGTTTCCCCAGTAGGCTTCAGTATCCACACTTAGACCACAGTCTCTATGCCCCACATAAAATCTCTGAGTTTGGTGTAGCAGTGACCGGGTCCGTACGGAGAGAAGTCTCCCTCGTAGTACACCACAAAACTGTTCCGTTGCTGCTGAGGCACATGATGCACCTTACTACTGTAGGCCCCACAGTGACTGTCCATAGAGTAGGACTTACTATCATAGATACTGTAGTTAGGGGCACCTGCCATGACCATCAAGGCACTAGCTGGGTAGCGTCGCACCTCATCATGGTTGTGGTTCACTTTATTGATCAGATGACCAGACTCCTTCACTGTTGTAATGgtaatggatacagagtctgcTCCAGCCCCAGATCTATACCCAGTCTCAGTCCTCTTGTCCCCATCAGGCTCCTCTGAGTCTCTGGCCACCCGGGAAGACTCTTTGGTTCTAGGCATCTGCTTCCTCCTCCTACACTTGCGACAGAGGCAGTTGAGACATTGGCGCCGGGTTGGGAACTTGGTGCAGCCGTTGGTTCTGTTAGCCAGAATGATAGCCACCACCCCTGGGAGGCAGATGGCAGGTCCAATGGCGATGAGAGGGATCCCGCCCAGGGTCTCTCCCTTCATGCCCGACATGGTGAACATGAAGCCAAAGAACAGTAAGGGGCTGCTGATGGCCACCACCATCCCTGTGCGGGGGTTCATGTCGTCGACCCTCATGGTGTCCAGCCCTCCACGTCACTGAGTTCGCTCACTTCGAGACGGTACACTCCTCACAGTCCTCTTGTAACGTTTGTATTCCagagtctaaccctaaccctaatccactCACAAGATGGGATATGTCGGGCGCATGCAATCTGTCGATCACTCAAATGGCATTGAGTGTCTAATTAACACACTTTTCAACCAGGCATGTCATGCCTTCAGCTCTCTTTCTTAGCTATTACACAGCACTAGTTTGTGTTGTACTTACCTTCTCCACTTCATAACAAATGGTGGTAGGCAACTGCCATATTCACTGAAGTATAAACTTTCCCCTGTCAAAAAGTCAATTGCAGTTTTCCTTTGCAAGTCACTTGAACTACTCAGAAAATAGTCACTTTTGAATTAGTAGAAAAACCTCTATCATACATGAATTATATTCATACTTTATGAATGATTCATTCAATGGAAAGGCTGGGTGTAGTTGGTCTGTGCTGCATCGCCTGATGAAGGCTGTCTAGATATAACTGTGGTTGGTTGTGTGTTTGGAGAGGGAGGTTGAAGATGGACACGTACCCTTTAGAACAGGATCTGACTTACTAGAGGTGGAATGAAAGTCATCCCGAACACTTCCATCTGCTCTGTGGTTCTAGCCAAGAGACACAGTGTGCCTTACCCAAACCACAAACAAATATATAGAGAACGAGATCAGCTCTCTGGGTCTAACCTTGGTCCAACAGATGACGATACCTCCTATGAACCTAATTCTGGACTGATTTAAATGGCTTCGGGGTGTGTCCTGGCCCTAATTTCAAGGGAAGATGTTTTGACATGGGTCAAGCTTCTACTAGTGAGAGAGGAAGACGCCAATTCCCCCAGTGCTGTCTGATGCATATGGGGGAGTCGGAGATGCTCCTTCAATGGTCTCGTATTTGAGTGATACATGATAGGAGGGCGGTAGCAAAACCAGCCCCTTGCTGTAAATCAAAACTGGGTGTGTACCAAACATTTTGGGGTACCAAAATGTTTTGGAAAAATACACGGAAAGGGTCATGGGTTCATTGATTTTCATGCAACTAAAGAGAGCCTGGTTTGATTGCCACTGTAATGTTTTCTTTATCATGTTTTACTCTGAAGTCAATGGCACTATCGCTCTAACAACTCTGAccaacagatgtaggatctttaatatgagacagtctgctacagcaggaaaatatccTGCAGCAAGAGGAAATtagaattattatgtggattatagttaatggacattttgtaggggttgacacatcaagtctgaaatttcaaagtggaaaactACACGTTTTtaatttcctgcattgcaggaacgttctcctgcaacagggtgattgAATAAAGATCCTACATCTACAACAAACCTTTTATTTTTTCACTTTTTCCTAATATGCTGTAAGAGTCAAAGTCCAAAAgtaagatatacagtatatacttctCATAGAGAAGCTGTATAcacacagaggagacatacaCTGATAAAGGTGGAGGAGAGGCCATTCTCCTAATCTAACTGCTATTGGGGTTGTATCCGCTCTCGTCAACCTTCTGTGGTTTCTTCGGCACTCATCGGGGCGAGTGCCAACTTCCTGCAAGGAACGGAACACTTGGGTTAGGTTGCACCACAGCCACTTGATTAGTGTGTGGTTTAGATAGAAGCTGCAGGTTGGATTACTGTACACTTGGTGGCCTCGGAATTCCGCCTGATATAAGTCTATATTGTGCAAATCCTCATGGACTCTGATGAAAGGCTTATCAGTTTACTAAACTATCTCTGCATATGACACTGTTAATGATGCATCATTTGGGGCCTGTGTCATTTAAATGACTCTGGTTTGAAAACAATTCTCAATGCATTTCATAGACAGGACTGGTGCATATCTTTCGTTGGATAATGCCAATTCTTATGATATGCTACTAAAATAAATCACTATTGATTTATGCTTGGGCGCGTTCTGTACACATGTAAAGCCGTCACAGCGTATCTGATTTGGAGTAGATCTTATTTCAATCGGATCCAAATGCAAAGACAACACACATCAGTTTCAATGGGGAAAAGTCCACTTGAAACAGAGTTTACGTCAAGCCTTTATGTCCTCTGTACTTGGAATATATAAGCCTATATATTCCAATATATATAAGCCTATGGTCAGTTGGAAATAAATTCATAATTCTAATAAGAAAAGAGAGACATTTCAGATGGACATGTCAGTGGTTTTATTTGATGAGTGACATAAAATATccgtattttatatatttttaatgtcgTGAGTATTTCGACACTGTCCGTCATCAGAAAGCAATCATGTTGTTTTACAACCCAGTACGGGGAATGGAGGGAACACTCAACTATATATTTGGCTGTAGTACTACTGTCAGGAGAGCACACTATTTCTGTTCATTGATTTATGTATTGATGGCAACTTACACACTAGTTGACCTACTCTGTTACACTCTGCATCACATACGGATGAATGATTTTGTGGATGTGTTGATAAAGTCCACTATATTTCAGAAGACATTGATATAGTTTGCTTAACAAATTGATGATCAAGACAGTTGACTATACTGTATCACTAACTATTGATAATACATCACATTATAACTAGTCCTTATATAACCCATATTATGTACAAATGTCAAACATTTCAGCTCGTATTTTAAGTGTTATGACTAATGATTGAAAAAGCCCTCTGAAGCAATAATGTTTGATGGTAGCTAAGGTTTCACACCTCACCAGTTTATACTGGGCACAAATTAGATTACAGTTtgtcctagccactgtgcttctacaactgcattgtttgctctttggggttttaggctgggtatctgtaagcactttgtgacaactgctggtgtaaaaagggctttataaaatacaatTGATTGAGGACTTGCTTATGCCCTCGGGACAGTGGTAGAATGGTCATATGGTGACAACAGTTTATAATGCTGCAACCGCATCCAAACAGAAAACTCATTATCATTCACTGTTTATGACATCTTAATAGCAATTCACAAAGACATTTACCATTATAGTAAAAAGCATATGGATACATAATACAGGGTTTCCTTCATTTTGGATGAATGTAAAAAATGTAGTAAGCAATTGTGTGT encodes:
- the LOC118936339 gene encoding PRELI domain-containing protein 1, mitochondrial-like isoform X1, coding for MLSLPSGRGIPTHSGTGPRADLLFMADASMICTHVLTEDVVLREVTADQRLLSRRLLTKTNRMPRWAEFLFPSNLSRSVYIVEDSVVDPVTKSLTTYTWNLNHTTLMTVEERCVFQESEDRPAFTLLRREAWISSGVYGFSRPIQEFGLARFKSNQVKAMKGLEYALSNLHGEAPQRQPCVRDTVKTATEKAKTLASAAAPQKQPQQYV
- the LOC118936339 gene encoding PRELI domain-containing protein 1, mitochondrial-like isoform X2 translates to MVKYFSNDVDIRTTWDHVVSAFWQRYPNPFSTHVLTEDVVLREVTADQRLLSRRLLTKTNRMPRWAEFLFPSNLSRSVYIVEDSVVDPVTKSLTTYTWNLNHTTLMTVEERCVFQESEDRPAFTLLRREAWISSGVYGFSRPIQEFGLARFKSNQVKAMKGLEYALSNLHGEAPQRQPCVRDTVKTATEKAKTLASAAAPQKQPQQYV
- the LOC110498592 gene encoding transmembrane protein 215-like, encoding MRVDDMNPRTGMVVAISSPLLFFGFMFTMSGMKGETLGGIPLIAIGPAICLPGVVAIILANRTNGCTKFPTRRQCLNCLCRKCRRRKQMPRTKESSRVARDSEEPDGDKRTETGYRSGAGADSVSITITTVKESGHLINKVNHNHDEVRRYPASALMVMAGAPNYSIYDSKSYSMDSHCGAYSSKVHHVPQQQRNSFVVYYEGDFSPYGPGHCYTKLRDFMWGIETVV